In bacterium 336/3, the following proteins share a genomic window:
- a CDS encoding NUDIX hydrolase, with protein MEIVQNIKVAVDAIVFGYAHNQLHVLLIKQKFGELKNQWALVGGFVKDSETLQDAVNRELQEETGIQVNYLEQLFTFGDNIHRDPRFRAISVAYFALVNSTTLTPTPNTDAEEAQWFSIKNLPPLAFDHQEIIEMAYKRLQNKLTYQPIGFDLLPKAFLFSDLENLYCTILEKEIDRRNFRKKILSFGVIEETELFASKKSGRPAKLFKFNNQKYNDLMKDGFLFEIKFA; from the coding sequence ATGGAAATTGTACAGAATATCAAGGTTGCAGTAGATGCCATTGTGTTTGGATATGCTCATAATCAGTTACATGTACTCTTAATTAAACAGAAGTTTGGAGAACTGAAAAATCAATGGGCTTTGGTAGGAGGCTTTGTAAAAGACTCTGAAACGCTTCAAGATGCTGTAAACAGAGAGCTTCAAGAAGAAACTGGCATTCAAGTCAATTACTTGGAGCAACTCTTTACTTTTGGCGATAATATACACCGAGATCCTCGATTTAGAGCCATTTCTGTAGCTTATTTTGCTCTCGTTAATTCCACTACACTCACTCCAACACCAAACACAGATGCTGAAGAAGCTCAGTGGTTTTCTATCAAAAATCTGCCTCCATTAGCCTTCGATCACCAAGAAATCATTGAAATGGCTTACAAAAGACTGCAAAACAAACTAACTTATCAGCCCATAGGCTTTGATTTACTACCCAAAGCATTTTTGTTTTCTGATTTAGAAAACCTCTATTGTACTATTTTAGAGAAAGAAATTGATAGGAGGAACTTTAGAAAAAAAATTTTAAGCTTTGGAGTGATTGAAGAAACAGAACTTTTTGCCTCTAAAAAAAGTGGTAGACCAGCCAAACTTTTTAAGTTTAATAATCAGAAATACAATGATTTAATGAAAGATGGGTTTCTATTTGAAATTAAATTTGCGTAA
- a CDS encoding phosphoribosylpyrophosphate synthetase has product MVLHLDKNFKPVSAKEIEYESFTFSGGEPHIKINPDFDKSEAVTITHRLNSFNDLGLLCVAVDALKRMQAQILDLVIPYFPAARQDRVMVQGEALSVKVYADIINSLGFKKVVVFDAHSEVTPALVHNCQVVPNYEFIRQIIDKIGNVKLISPDGGALKKIYKVSEALGGIEVVECSKSRNVKTGQLLNFKVYADDLAGENCLIVDDICDGGGTFIGLAQELKKKNAGKLYLAVSHGIFSKGFTELAQHFEHIFTTDSIKELNDSCLTQIQLNHGLLS; this is encoded by the coding sequence ATGGTACTTCATCTTGATAAAAATTTCAAACCTGTTTCAGCAAAAGAAATCGAATATGAATCTTTTACTTTCTCAGGTGGAGAGCCTCACATCAAAATCAATCCTGATTTTGATAAATCGGAGGCTGTAACCATTACACACCGACTCAACTCTTTCAACGATTTGGGTTTACTTTGTGTAGCAGTAGATGCCCTTAAGAGAATGCAAGCTCAAATTTTAGATTTGGTCATTCCTTATTTTCCTGCTGCTCGACAAGATAGAGTGATGGTACAAGGCGAAGCACTTTCTGTGAAAGTCTATGCTGACATCATTAATTCTTTAGGTTTTAAGAAAGTTGTAGTATTTGATGCTCATTCTGAAGTTACACCAGCTTTGGTTCACAACTGTCAGGTAGTGCCAAATTATGAGTTTATCAGGCAGATAATAGATAAAATAGGAAATGTAAAACTCATTTCTCCAGATGGAGGAGCTTTGAAAAAAATCTATAAAGTTTCTGAGGCATTAGGAGGTATCGAGGTAGTAGAGTGTAGTAAAAGCCGAAATGTAAAAACAGGGCAGCTACTTAATTTTAAAGTATATGCAGATGATTTGGCAGGCGAAAATTGTCTGATTGTAGATGACATTTGTGATGGTGGAGGTACTTTTATAGGTTTGGCTCAGGAACTCAAAAAGAAAAATGCAGGAAAGTTGTATTTAGCTGTTTCACATGGCATTTTTAGCAAAGGCTTTACTGAACTTGCACAACATTTTGAACATATTTTCACTACGGATTCTATCAAAGAATTGAATGATAGTTGTTTAACACAAATCCAACTCAATCATGGACTTCTATCTTGA
- a CDS encoding nicotinate phosphoribosyltransferase, protein MNPLLLTDGYKVDHRRQYPVGTSLVYSNWTPRKSRIEGVDEVVFFGLQYFIKKYILEDFETHFFKKPKEEVVAEYRRRINYYLGENEVGTKHIEDLHDLGYIPMIIKALPEGVSVPIRVPMFTMYNTLPEFFWLTNYFETLVSAVVWMPCTSATIAKQYRKILEQFAKETSSIPEFVDWQGHDFSMRGMAGIEAALISASGHLLSFSGTDTIPAISLLEKYYNTNAEKELIGGSVSATEHSVMCMGTIEDEIGTFRRLICDVYPKGIVSIVSDTWDLWKVLTDYLPKLKNEVMSREGKVVIRPDSGDPVDIICGNPNGKNDNERKGVIELLWETFGGQTNAKGFKELDSHIGAIYGDSITMDRAIQICKRLKDKGFASTNVVLGIGSYTYQYNTRDTFGFAMKATYGEVEGVGRAIFKDPITDDGTKKSAKGLMKITLENGVYKLTDQATWEQEKQGELKEVFKDGKLVVEQSLSEIRQRLKESL, encoded by the coding sequence ATGAATCCACTACTTCTTACAGATGGTTACAAAGTTGACCATCGCAGACAGTACCCAGTAGGCACAAGTTTGGTATACTCCAACTGGACACCCAGAAAAAGCAGAATAGAAGGTGTTGATGAAGTTGTATTTTTTGGCTTACAATACTTTATCAAGAAATACATTTTAGAAGATTTTGAAACACATTTCTTCAAAAAGCCTAAAGAAGAAGTAGTTGCTGAATACAGACGAAGAATCAATTATTATTTAGGCGAAAATGAAGTAGGTACAAAGCATATTGAAGATTTACACGATTTGGGTTATATTCCAATGATTATTAAGGCATTGCCAGAAGGTGTAAGTGTACCCATCAGAGTACCCATGTTTACAATGTACAATACATTGCCTGAGTTCTTTTGGCTCACCAATTATTTTGAAACATTGGTTTCTGCTGTAGTTTGGATGCCTTGTACATCAGCTACCATTGCCAAACAATACAGAAAAATTTTAGAACAATTTGCTAAAGAAACTTCTTCTATACCCGAATTCGTAGATTGGCAAGGACATGACTTCTCTATGCGTGGTATGGCAGGCATTGAAGCTGCTTTGATTTCTGCAAGTGGGCATTTATTGAGTTTTAGTGGAACAGATACCATTCCAGCCATAAGCCTTTTAGAAAAATATTATAACACCAATGCAGAAAAAGAGCTCATAGGAGGTTCTGTTTCTGCTACTGAACACAGTGTTATGTGTATGGGAACTATTGAGGATGAAATAGGAACTTTCAGGAGACTAATTTGTGATGTTTATCCTAAAGGGATTGTTTCTATTGTTTCGGATACTTGGGATTTATGGAAAGTACTCACAGATTATTTGCCCAAACTGAAAAACGAGGTGATGAGTCGTGAAGGTAAAGTGGTGATACGTCCAGATAGTGGTGATCCTGTGGATATTATTTGTGGTAATCCAAATGGAAAAAATGATAATGAAAGAAAAGGGGTAATAGAACTTCTTTGGGAAACTTTTGGTGGACAAACTAATGCAAAAGGCTTTAAAGAGCTAGACTCACATATTGGAGCAATCTATGGCGATAGTATCACGATGGATAGAGCTATTCAAATTTGTAAAAGACTTAAAGATAAAGGATTTGCTTCTACCAATGTGGTATTGGGTATAGGCTCTTATACATATCAGTATAATACTCGTGACACTTTTGGTTTTGCTATGAAAGCCACTTATGGTGAGGTAGAAGGTGTGGGTAGAGCAATCTTTAAAGACCCTATCACTGATGATGGTACAAAGAAATCTGCCAAAGGACTTATGAAAATAACACTTGAAAATGGAGTATATAAACTCACTGACCAAGCTACTTGGGAGCAAGAAAAGCAAGGTGAACTCAAAGAAGTCTTCAAAGATGGTAAATTGGTGGTAGAGCAGAGTTTATCTGAAATTAGACAAAGACTAAAAGAAAGTTTGTAA
- a CDS encoding short-chain dehydrogenase, with protein MQKLENKIAVITGGNSGIGYATAQEMLNQGAKVIITGRNADAVKEAASQLGENAIGLVADVADTTQLDKLAEQIKAQYGKVDILFINAGVFKPTPIGQISENVFDEQMDINFKGAVFTLEKFLPFLSEGASIINLSSVNAYTGMANTAIYAASKAAMNSFTRTAATELAPRKIRINAVNPGPVATPIFGKAGMPQEMLDGFAQAMQNRVPLKRFGQPEEVAKLVAFLASDDASFITGAEINIDGGININPGVIG; from the coding sequence ATGCAAAAGTTAGAAAACAAAATCGCAGTGATTACAGGTGGTAATAGTGGCATTGGATATGCTACTGCACAAGAAATGTTAAATCAGGGTGCAAAAGTTATCATTACAGGACGTAATGCAGATGCAGTCAAAGAAGCTGCATCACAATTGGGCGAAAATGCTATTGGTTTGGTGGCTGATGTTGCCGATACTACTCAATTAGATAAACTAGCTGAGCAAATCAAGGCTCAATATGGTAAAGTAGATATTCTTTTTATCAATGCTGGTGTATTTAAACCCACTCCTATTGGTCAGATTTCCGAAAATGTATTTGATGAACAAATGGACATTAATTTTAAAGGGGCTGTATTTACCTTAGAAAAATTCTTGCCTTTTCTTTCAGAAGGAGCTTCTATTATCAATCTTTCTTCTGTAAATGCTTATACTGGCATGGCTAATACTGCTATTTATGCTGCCAGCAAAGCAGCCATGAACTCCTTTACGAGAACTGCTGCAACAGAGCTTGCTCCACGTAAAATTCGTATCAATGCTGTCAATCCAGGTCCCGTAGCCACTCCTATTTTTGGTAAAGCAGGCATGCCTCAGGAAATGTTAGATGGTTTTGCTCAGGCAATGCAGAATCGTGTGCCTTTAAAACGTTTTGGTCAGCCAGAAGAAGTAGCAAAATTAGTAGCTTTTTTAGCCTCTGATGATGCTTCATTTATTACAGGAGCAGAAATTAACATTGATGGAGGAATCAATATTAACCCTGGGGTAATTGGTTAA
- a CDS encoding ABC transporter ATP-binding protein, translated as MISTENVTLQYGKRTLFEDVTIKFNPQTCYGLIGANGAGKSTFLKILAGEIEPNKGSVNMPPNTRLSVLKQNHYEFDEFTPLQTVMMGHKRLYDVLAEKDAIYANPDATEDDFMRAGELEGIFADLDGWNAEPEAAKLLSGLGIVESQHHTELKYLNESEKVRILLAQALFGNPDVLLLDEPTNGLDIESVTWLENFLMDFENTVIVISHDRHFLDAVCTAIADVDFKKIQLYVGNYSFWYESSQLALRQKQDQNKKTEDKRKDLEEFIRRFSANASKSRQATSRQRLLEKLTLEDITPSSRKYPYIAFKADREAGDQLLSVENLTKTAEDGTVLLKNVTFTLRKGEKVVFLCRNPKVLTTLFDILMEETKPDSGEFRWGVTTTRAYLPTDNSSFFDGIDLNLVDWLRQYSAEKDESFIRGFLGRMLFSGEEALKQAKVLSGGEKVRCMLSRMMLSGSNVLLLDEPTNHLDMESIISLNNAMTDFAGTMLFTSHDHQLVQTVATRVIEIKEEGIIDKLSTYDEYLEEKASKTAV; from the coding sequence ATGATTTCTACAGAAAATGTAACTCTACAGTATGGTAAACGCACCTTGTTTGAGGATGTAACCATTAAATTCAATCCTCAAACTTGTTATGGATTGATTGGTGCGAATGGGGCGGGAAAATCAACTTTTCTGAAAATTCTTGCTGGTGAAATTGAACCCAACAAAGGCAGTGTAAATATGCCTCCTAACACTCGTTTGTCTGTACTCAAACAAAATCACTATGAGTTTGATGAGTTTACTCCCTTACAAACAGTGATGATGGGACACAAACGTCTTTATGATGTTTTAGCTGAAAAAGATGCTATTTATGCAAATCCTGATGCCACAGAAGATGATTTTATGAGAGCAGGAGAGTTAGAGGGTATTTTTGCAGATTTAGATGGTTGGAATGCTGAACCCGAAGCAGCTAAACTTTTGAGTGGTTTAGGAATTGTTGAAAGCCAACATCATACAGAACTAAAATATCTAAACGAAAGCGAAAAAGTTCGTATTTTATTAGCTCAAGCACTTTTCGGTAACCCTGATGTATTACTATTAGATGAGCCTACCAATGGTTTGGATATTGAGTCTGTTACTTGGCTCGAGAATTTCTTGATGGATTTTGAAAATACAGTAATTGTAATTTCCCACGACAGACACTTCTTGGATGCTGTTTGTACAGCTATTGCTGACGTTGATTTCAAGAAAATACAATTATATGTGGGTAACTACTCGTTTTGGTACGAATCGAGCCAGTTAGCTTTACGTCAAAAACAAGACCAGAATAAGAAAACTGAAGATAAACGTAAAGACCTTGAAGAGTTCATTCGTAGATTTAGTGCCAATGCTTCTAAATCTCGTCAGGCTACTTCTAGACAACGTTTGTTGGAGAAATTAACTCTAGAAGATATCACACCTTCTTCAAGAAAATACCCTTATATTGCCTTCAAAGCTGATAGAGAAGCAGGTGACCAACTACTTTCAGTAGAAAATCTTACCAAAACGGCTGAAGATGGAACTGTTTTGCTTAAGAATGTAACTTTTACACTTAGAAAAGGTGAGAAAGTTGTTTTCTTATGTAGAAATCCTAAAGTCTTAACCACTTTGTTTGATATATTGATGGAAGAAACTAAACCTGATAGTGGAGAATTCCGTTGGGGTGTAACTACCACAAGAGCTTATTTACCTACAGATAATAGTTCTTTCTTTGATGGAATAGACCTTAATTTAGTAGATTGGCTTAGACAATACTCTGCAGAAAAAGATGAGAGCTTTATCAGAGGCTTTTTGGGTAGAATGCTTTTCTCTGGAGAAGAAGCTCTCAAACAGGCAAAAGTTCTTTCTGGAGGTGAAAAGGTACGTTGTATGCTTTCAAGAATGATGTTGAGTGGTTCTAATGTGCTACTATTAGATGAGCCTACCAATCACTTGGACATGGAAAGTATTATTTCTTTAAACAATGCCATGACAGATTTTGCAGGAACTATGTTATTTACCTCACATGACCACCAACTTGTTCAAACAGTTGCTACTCGTGTGATAGAAATCAAAGAAGAAGGCATCATTGATAAATTATCTACTTATGACGAATATTTAGAAGAAAAAGCTTCTAAAACTGCTGTATAA
- a CDS encoding methylglutaconyl-CoA hydratase: MEFVTYHVENRIAYITLNRAEKRNALNFKVVEELKKAFRQAEKDDNAKIIVLKANGKVFCAGADLEYLQTLQKNTFEENLADSSHLKELFELIYTHPKVVIGQIHGHAIAGGAGLATVCDFSFTVPEAQFGYTEVKIGFIPAIVMVFLLRKIGEGRAKELLLSGDLISAQKALEYGLINFIVEPNELEGKVQTFAQSLCENNSSQSMQTTKQMIAQVQEMALKEALSFAAKQNAHARESEDCKKGIAYFLEKKTLKW; this comes from the coding sequence ATGGAGTTTGTAACTTATCACGTAGAAAACAGAATTGCTTATATTACTCTCAATAGAGCTGAAAAACGCAATGCTTTAAACTTCAAAGTAGTTGAAGAATTAAAAAAAGCTTTTAGACAGGCTGAAAAGGACGATAATGCTAAAATAATTGTTTTAAAGGCCAATGGAAAAGTTTTTTGTGCAGGAGCAGATTTAGAGTATTTGCAAACGCTTCAAAAAAATACTTTTGAGGAAAATCTTGCAGATTCCTCACACCTCAAAGAACTTTTTGAGCTTATTTACACACATCCCAAAGTAGTCATTGGGCAAATTCATGGGCATGCCATTGCTGGTGGAGCTGGTTTGGCTACGGTTTGCGATTTTTCTTTTACAGTTCCCGAAGCTCAATTTGGCTATACAGAAGTAAAAATCGGCTTTATCCCTGCCATTGTAATGGTATTTTTGCTTAGAAAAATTGGAGAAGGCAGAGCCAAAGAATTGTTACTTTCAGGCGATTTGATTTCGGCTCAAAAAGCCTTGGAATACGGTTTAATCAATTTTATCGTTGAACCCAATGAATTAGAAGGTAAAGTCCAAACATTTGCTCAAAGTCTTTGTGAAAATAACTCTTCTCAGAGTATGCAAACGACCAAACAAATGATTGCTCAAGTCCAAGAAATGGCTCTCAAAGAGGCTCTTTCTTTTGCAGCAAAGCAAAATGCTCACGCTCGAGAAAGCGAAGATTGTAAAAAAGGAATAGCTTATTTCTTAGAAAAGAAAACGCTGAAATGGTAA